In Zingiber officinale cultivar Zhangliang chromosome 11B, Zo_v1.1, whole genome shotgun sequence, a single window of DNA contains:
- the LOC122035032 gene encoding LOB domain-containing protein 15-like encodes MSTPRERLVDEVGKKIKREADAAADSMARRQQQLLGPAGALNRITPCSACKLLRRRCAQECPFSPYFSPHEPQKFASVHKVFGASNVSKMLMEVQESQRADATNSLVYEANIRLRDPVYGCMGIISSLQQQVQALEAELTAVRGEIIKCKYRQAGAAAAAGVAAAILPAPPSSSSGQMMISVAALPPPWPARAPASSSSSSMDYSSITNENISFFG; translated from the exons ATGTCCACACCACG GGAAAGGCTGGTCGATGAAGTAGGCAAGAAGATCAAGAGGGAAGCCGATGCCGCCGCCGACAGTATGGCTCGCCGGCAGCAGCAGCTGCTCGGCCCCGCCGGAGCCCTGAACCGGATAACGCCCTGCTCCGCCTGCAAGCTCTTGCGGCGGCGGTGCGCGCAGGAGTGCCCCTTCTCGCCCTACTTCTCCCCTCACGAGCCGCAGAAGTTCGCGTCCGTCCACAAGGTCTTCGGCGCCAGCAACGTCTCCAAGATGTTGATG GAGGTGCAGGAGAGCCAGAGAGCCGACGCGACGAACAGCCTCGTCTACGAGGCGAACATCCGTCTGAGGGATCCGGTCTACGGCTGCATGGGGATCATCTCCTCCCTGCAGCAGCAGGtgcaagccctagaagccgaGCTGACGGCCGTGCGAGGGGAGATCATCAAGTGCAAGTACAGACAAGccggcgccgccgccgccgccggagtAGCAGCAGCAATCCTCCCCgcacctccctcctcctcctccggccAGATGATGATCTCGGTCGCCGCACTCCCGCCGCCGTGGCCGGCCAGAGCTccagcctcctcctcctcctcctccatggATTACAGCTCGATCACAAACGAAAACATATCGTTCTTCGGGTAA